TTCAATTCGTAAAAgttagaaattcaaaaaaaaaaaaaaaaatcgtaaaaGGAATATCTATTGCTCTTGTGCACTGATTTTTGCTATAGCATACACAACTATATACAAGGGTAGAACAAATAGATTAGcgctataaaaataaaaagaaaaagaagaagaagattaacgCTAAAAATTCTGGAAGCTCTTAACAAAGAACATATCTATTGGAATGTGTCCCTTATCTTTGGGAGAGATCTTCTGCTTTTTACGTTTGCTTTGGCTCCGAATATTCTCCTTCAGGGAAAATCTGATGAGGTCTCAAACTTGTCAATTGTCAGATCAAATGCTTATTTATGCTAAAAGTATAGATAAGAAAAAGggggcaaaaaaaaatcaatttagtaAATTAATCTTTTATTAACCGGGACTTTAACCTCCCTTTCGCTGACCTCCAAAAAAATTTGTACATTGAGCAAGAAACCATAGACGGAAAAGGTTAATTATTATGAAGGATGCATTTACTAAATCTAGCCCTGCCATGCGCATGTTTATTTAGTGAATTGGGAAACTTAATGGAAACTAAGTAATCAAGTTTTGGGAAATATTAATATGATTATGTTGAGTCATTGAATTGTGTGAGTTGGATATTTTATCTAAAAACAATTAAGCTGTCTACATAACACTCAAGCCCAACCTGTTTATCAATCAGTTTCAAGTACGCTGAAAAGCAAGGGCCAAATTACCAGCACTACAATGTAATATTCACAATACCTGTGCCTCAGCATTAGAGTTTTAGTCTCATGGCGAGATTCCTCCTTCTGAAGTCTCTCAGCAAGATGAAAATCGGAGTGTTCTTGCCTCTCCTCAACAAATCCTAGCGGTAATTCAATCCCACATAGCGAACACTTGTAATCATTTACCCACAAAAGTAGCTCTTCCTGATTGGATGAAGAAACTGCCTCGTCATCCAGCAAGTTGGCCCTCTTGTTCACTTCATCAAGGCTGCTACATGCAAACTCCACAGAAGATGAATCTGCTTCCAACAACCCAGTCACTGCATTTTGATGAGATTTTGGGTCTGGGGCAATCACCTAGACAAATggcaaaatccaaaaaaaaaaaaaaaaaaaaaaaaaacctctcaaGTAAATCAACAAGTTAGGAATAAACTAGAAAGAATTTTAATATAAACATCTACATAATCTACTTAAAAACTAAGAAATGCCTACTAATTtacattttatcaaaatttaaatacaGCCCTGAGGGGTTCTAGCAATTCTCTCTCCGTGAGAAAGAGGGTTGACGTTCTAGGGCTGTTCCAAAAGCTGAGGTCTTTGCTTTGGACAGCCATCAGAAGattttaactattttataatCTTATTAGAATGAATCAACTCCTAGTGAATTTTTGCCAACATAAACAGGTCAGAGAATCAgcaaactattttttattgcaTTATTGTTTTGATAGGAAGAATGGTTCTTTTTGCTCTCAGTAGTTGGGTGTTTTAGGTTCTTCCAGAATTGATAACTCAGGATCTTTCCACACTGAGTGATAGATTTCGTAACAAGGGGAACAAACCAGTATGGGGAATGGCTCCAATATGTTTGCTCTGGAGCTTATGGATGAAGCAGAATCAAAGAACATTTAAAGGAAACGAACTTTATGAAGTGAGCTTAAGGGACTACTCGTGAAATCTGTCCATGGACTTTGGCTTTCATCCATAACAATATATAGCTTTCAAAATTTGTTGCCACTTTTCTCTCTTTGCTTATTAAACCCATGTACCCTACAGGATTAGAATACCTGGAGCCCACCATCCCATATTTTAGGCCGGTGGAACTGTGCAAGTGCCATTTTGGCTACAGTCCATTGTCAATTGGCTGACACCTCCAATTCTTAGTTGTCCTTCCTTTTTATTCGAAGGTTcctcttatatattttttgtgtacTTGGGTTTCATCCACTCAGCATTTTCAATGAGTTTtactacaataaaaaaaaattaaaaaaaaaatatacattctAGTCTTGGTCAATATTATTAGGACCAGTCTTCAAAATACTCACATACCTTGTTTGCAGTTTCATTCTTCAAAGGCTCATAAATTTTCTCCATCCCACCAGCATTGCTGCTAAAAGTGTGATTGCCTTCCAAATCTGGTAAGTCGCTGCCGTCCAATAAATCTCTACCTTCTCTACCTTCGTAACTACATATCTCATGGCTATCAACAATTGAGCCCAAGGAACTATTATCACTGGTACTTTTCCTATTTGCATCTCCTGATATAAGAAAATCGGTGAGAGTTTTTTGTCTCGTTTCAGATGGAGCACCAACCATGTCTTTATTAAATTGAGACAACCGCAGGCCTGAAATAAGCAATATAATTGCATTGTCATACTCTAAGCCCTACAAGGTGCAAGAGTAAATTTTATCATGGTCCCCTCTCCGCCCTATCCCCCCTTCATGAAAAAGTGAATAAATACAGTACTATTTTCGTAAAGAAAGCACAAATTCTATGGTACCTATCAGTCTCAAAGAGACAGGAAGTTCAGCCTTTAGCAGCTTTGAAGCATATTTCAAAATATCCTCACTTGAGCAAATATACTTTTGCAAAGTCACAGCTCTGGTTCTAATCTGTTGATGGTAAACACATATTGCTCATTAGTGATGACTAACTGACGGGCAGGAATAAATTAGAAGAACCAACAAGGcaaataagtaataaaattgtCAGAAAGAAAATAGACTACAAGTCAAGCATAAACCACCCTTCTCCCCTtctaaagaaaaagtaaattaataaaagGTTGCAAAGGAGAAGGGAAGTTAAGCAGAATTGCTAAAAGAATTATACCAGAAAAAGGTTACACATCAAATCTTGCAAGTAGGTATTGACTGTCTTTATAAAAGGAATCGTAATGGAGGATCAAAAAGTACCTCAAAAGAGGCCGTTTTTAGTTTAAGAGTCAATGTTCGCCCCAAAAGACCTTCTTTCTGCATGTCAGAAGAAAGCATCTCCGCAAGATCAGCTGCAAACACAACCTTAACAAGGCTTACTTTCAGGGGGGGAAATCCAATTAATTTCATACACAATTTAGTCAGAATGTCATACATATTAACTATACCATGCCCAGAAATGATTACAGATctataattttaagatttttagcACCCTCAGACACAACTTTAGATGCATGTCAGCTTAATTTTCCTGAGGCTGTGACTAAAGGTTTAAGCAAAACCCAAGGAGTTGGAACAAAGAATGCAACTTGGCTGAGTTGAACTCAACTCAACCTTATTATTGAAAATCTTGAGTCttggtttaaaaatttaagtgtttttttctGCTAAAAATTGGCTGGGCAGGGTTCTGGAGTGATAAATCCAAACCGAAACTGAGGCCAATTGACCGCATGTTTTATTGCAAAGCAATATTTAACAATATAATCATTAAGCAcgagaaaatgagaagaaaaaaaaggtgggaCCACTTGCATAGTTTCTGATGAAGCAATGCCTCGTCATCTGTCGCTGCAAATGTTCTCTCATTACTGATACTCTTCCGTAACATGACTTGAGGGTTCTCAGTTTTCCCAAGCCCCAGTCCCACAGAGAGGAAAAAATCTGCAAAGAATAGACGATGTGGTCATTGTGGTGATAtactaaataaaaatgataataataataaaagaacaatAGATTGCAGTCAAAAGTGTATGAGATAAGACAGGGCAAGAACACGTAGAGGATTaagtaaaaaggaaaattataaaTCGAACAACCACTGCTTTTAATTGAGAACGGCCTCTGTTTCCAACCCCCCTTCCCCTCCCCCTCTCCTTTTCCTTCCCAAAAATGGTAGAAGAAGGTGAAGGAGCATAAACTCCAGCAAAGGGGGAAAAGTACAAAAAGGAAGCAGATCTTTAACTGAGGCAAGGAGCTCTAATCATATAAAATGCAGGGTATGCTAAAATGTGAGAGTCTAATTTATATGTTCTTTCAACAATACAAcatgaatattaaaaaaaataaaaaagaaagaaagaagaagaagaagaagagagaaaaaataataaaaaaaaaagttgacgtTTATGGTGAATCAAGGGAAACAGTATAAATAATCGACCAGTGTTCTAACCTGCTGTAGAATGCGAAAAAAGTGCACAGAGGAAACCACCCTTTTGCAGCATATCCTCACATGTATTGATTCCAAAAACATCCCTTAAAATATGTTCAGTGACCTTACCAATGCCCCCAATCTGTAAAGAAAGTTTGCCCCAAGTATGTGATAagaaattttaaatcaaattgagACTTCATAACTACATATaacaaaagggaaaagaaaatctcATTATGCAAGCTCTAactttatcaacaaaaaaaaaatcatctcaacTCCACTGAAGTAGATCAATAATTCACAAATATACCTTTCGTATGGGAAGTGAGGATATAAATGTCATGACAGCCAACCGGTCATTTGGTAAGATGAATTGTCCATTTGGCTTATTTATATCTGAACAAACCTGAGAAACCAAATATATGGAGGAAGACATATATAAAGATGTAACACACTTAAACGATCTTAATCACTTTGACTTAACTGTGTTAGCACTATGCAAAACTAAAGTTAAGAGATACAGCTAAAAGGTGACACAAACGCAGATATGTGTAAACCCTCTTTTCCTACGAAAATTTAtctaaaacattcaaaaaataaataaaaaataaaaaaataacggggggggggggggggaagagagTCAAGGCAATTAAGATGTATGCGAACCATCAGTTATTGCAGATGTTAAGCTTGTCCTTGATCTGATTTCCCCTATTCTATGGTTTTACCAACTAGCATACCACCACACTGTGGGCACATAATGTGATTTTGTATTATCCTTAAGACCTCATAACATGGCAGCAACAACATTGTTTTCACCTCCAGAAAGCACGTCTCAAACTATATACCCAAAACCTcatttaaagattgaatttaggGCTGTTCCTGaaatttttgatatattctcatttttatctttcctttcccaattatattctcatcacAGCTTTCCTTAACCTCTAAACAATATGATTCTTGACTTCAAATCAGTCTACTCTATACTTCATAGGCAGAACCACAGACCTATTTTGGTGCTATAAGGATTGCCTGTAGTTTGACTTGAATACATTGGGAAGCATGCTATCAAAACCATTTTTCCAGCCACCAAAAGTTGATTTATTGCCTCAAGATGCAAAGAAAAGCCTTCCACATCTGTTACACCAAACCTAAATATTTTATGGTAGATATCCCTAATATATATTCCTTGCAATGGACTTCCCTATGAAATAAAATGACTTGCCTTATTACACAAAATGTGAAGTTCTCTAATAAATGATTCAAAGTGGATAAATCCACTTCTATTTATTTGCTACATGcctcaatttaatttttttgtgttgAAAAGGCATATATGTGGATTCCATGCAGGATAACACACACAAAGAGAATATCAAGAGAATAGCCAGCAGAACCTTAGCAAGTAAGCGGTTTGGTCCCACTCCAGCACTACACGTAAGACCAGTCTCTTTATAAACAGAGGTTCTGAGTTCTTCAGCAATCTTCACAAAGGCAGAGTACCAAAACAAGAGGTTTAACATTAAAAGCCTGTCACTGTTAATGAATGCAATGAAGCTATGTGAAAAATACCAAATCTAGCATGCAAAGGCAATAAATCAATTATATGCGCCAACTTACTTCTCCACTGGTAATGCCCCTTTGTTTGCAGACATTAGTTATATCAAGGTATGCTTCATCCAAACTAGCAGCCATGAAGTTGGGATCATACTTCTGGAAAACTAACAACAAGAAATACAAGCAAACTAATGGTCAGCAATTAACAAACAAGCTGCATCACAAATCTTTCTTGAATTTAGAACTTCCAACCTTTTCTAGTCAAATCACTGCAATAAGTATACTTCTTAAAATCTACGGGAACGAAAATTAACTCCGGACATAATTTACGTGCAATGAAACCAGGCATTGCAGCACGAACCCCAAATCTCCGTGCCTGCAGGGTGATCAGATCAGGTTTGAAGTAAAACTTGCGGAAACAAAGCGAAGATAAAGgcaatcaaaattttaaaggggGATTAGCAA
The sequence above is drawn from the Alnus glutinosa chromosome 11, dhAlnGlut1.1, whole genome shotgun sequence genome and encodes:
- the LOC133882890 gene encoding DNA polymerase kappa, yielding MEKSESTSGDTPRPWQSYHTVYTNAKAGMDGVDKERVQKIVYGMSKGSKYFENEERKEAFMRGKIESMRVQCAKLTPADISQYQMVADRRILELEATRDLSRIWLHVDMDAFYAAVETLSNPSLKGKPMAVGSMSMISTANYEARRFGVRAAMPGFIARKLCPELIFVPVDFKKYTYCSDLTRKVFQKYDPNFMAASLDEAYLDITNVCKQRGITSGEIAEELRTSVYKETGLTCSAGVGPNRLLAKVCSDINKPNGQFILPNDRLAVMTFISSLPIRKIGGIGKVTEHILRDVFGINTCEDMLQKGGFLCALFSHSTADFFLSVGLGLGKTENPQVMLRKSISNERTFAATDDEALLHQKLSDLAEMLSSDMQKEGLLGRTLTLKLKTASFEIRTRAVTLQKYICSSEDILKYASKLLKAELPVSLRLIGLRLSQFNKDMVGAPSETRQKTLTDFLISGDANRKSTSDNSSLGSIVDSHEICSYEGREGRDLLDGSDLPDLEGNHTFSSNAGGMEKIYEPLKNETANKVIAPDPKSHQNAVTGLLEADSSSVEFACSSLDEVNKRANLLDDEAVSSSNQEELLLWVNDYKCSLCGIELPLGFVEERQEHSDFHLAERLQKEESRHETKTLMLRHRFSLKENIRSQSKRKKQKISPKDKGHIPIDMFFVKSFQNF